The genome window ATTGCTATTAGCAGCAATGCGAGCCAGTCCTTCTTCCACCTCGATGTCAAAATAGAGTGTCAAATCGGGTTTGAGACCATCTGTTGCAAAGTGATTGAGCCAATCAATGGCTTCAATATCCAAGCCACGACCAAATCCCTGATAAGCAACGGAACTATCGATAAAGCGGTCCATAATGACCAACTTACCAGCTTCAAGAGCAGGCAGAACTTTTTCCACCAAGTGCTGTCTGCGACTAGCGATATAGAGAAGGAGCTCTGTTTTAGGATCCATCTGAGTATGACTTGGATCCAAAATCACTTGACGAATCTTCTCCCCAATCAAGACTCCGCCAGGTTCACGGGTCGTCAGCACCTCTACTCCTTTTTCCTCTAAAATGGGGAGTAAAGCCTCTAAAACACTGGTCTTTCCTGCTCCCTCTGGTCCCTCAAGAGAGACTAAAAATCCTTTTGACATGTCTAACTCATTTCTTTTTTTCTACCTTCTATTCTATCAAAAAAATAGGTTTTTGTGACAATCTTTTTGTGTCTTCTCCATTCAATCGACCATAAAAGAGGTTGGGGAGTCATCCAACCTCTCATTTACCTAGTTCTTGTGTTCGTTTATAGGCTTGATGAACTGCGTCCATGACTGTGCCTCTAAAGGCATGTTCTTCCAGACTTGCTACACCAGCGATAGTCGAACCTCCTGGGCTACAAACTTGGTCTTTCAAGACTCCAGGATGTTGCTGACTTTCGAGAACCATTTGTCCTGCGCCGACTACTGTTTGGGCTGCCATTTTCAAGGCCCTTTCTCTTGGCAATCCAGTCTGTACACCCGCATCTGCCAAAGCCTCGATAAAGAGATAGACAAAAGCTGGTCCACAACCTGCGAGACCTGTCGCTGCATCGATTAAGCCATCCCCCAGCTCAACTAAGAGACCCGCATTTGCTAATAATTGACAAAAGAGTTCACTGTCCTCAGTACGACAGTTTGCTGACATGGCATAACTAATCACTCCTTGCCCGATAGCCACCGGAGTATTGGGCATGATACGAATGATTCGGTGTTGACTCGGAAGAAGTCTAGCCAGTTTTTCCAAGGTCAATCCAGCTGCCATGGAAATCAAAAGAAGACTTTCTCTTTTTTCAAGAACAGTCTGGTATTGAGCCAGCAGTTCAGAAAACTGGGTTGGCTTTACTCCTAGGAAAATCACATCTGCTTCTGCAAAAATTTCTTCATTACTGGAGGCCTGGCCGCCGAAGTTGGCGATGAAAGCATCTACTTTTGCTTGACTACGATTGGCAAGGAGAATCTGTTGGCCCGTCTTGGCCTGCAAGACAGCCTTGGCCAAACTAGCACCCATATTTCCCAAACCGATAAATCCAATCTTCATCTCTTACTCCCTTATCTGTCCGTCACCAGTAACCACATACTTGTAGCTGGTCAACTCTTTCAAACCCATTGGCCCACGCGCGTGCAGTTTCTGAGTAGAAATCCCCATTTCACATCCAAGACCAAATTGTCCACCATCAGTGAAACGAGTTGAGGCATTGACATAGACCGCTGCAGAGTCCACTTGGTCTGTAAAGTAAGCCGCAGCTTCAGCATTTTCTGTCACAATGGCGTCCGAATGATGGGTACTATGGGCTTCAATATGCGCGACTGCTTCTTCTAAACTGCTCACAACCTTAACTGCTAAGATATAGTCTAAAAACTCGGTGTCAAAGTCTTGGGCCTCGGCTGCTTGACCTGAAAGAAACTGACTTGCTTTGCTATCTAGGCGGAATTGAATCGGTTCCAACCCAGCTTCTTTTCTATCTGCAACCAGAAGATGCTCCAAGCGAGGAAGGAAACCTGCTGCCTTGTCTTCATGAACCAGCAAAACCTCCATAGCATTGCAGACAGAAGGACGACTGGTTTTAGCATTGTTGATGATAGACAGAGCCTTGTCTTCATCGGCATCCTTGTCCACATAGACATGGACAATCCCAGTTCCTGTCTCAATAACAGGCACGATAGCATTTTCAACAACAGCATTGATCAAACCAGCTCCTCCACGAGGTATGAGAAGGTCTAGATAACCCTTAGCCTTCATCATGGCATAGCTACTTTCTCGGCTGGTATCTTCTACTAGTTGAATCACATCTGGATGAATGGTAGTCGTCTCCAAGCCCTTCTTTAAGGCTGTGACAATGGCATGAGCTGTTTGATAGGCATCCTTACCACTACGAAGAACAACTGCATTTCCACTCTTGAGAGCCAAGGCAGCCGCGTCAGACGTCACATTTGGACGGCTTTCATAGATAATACCAATAACACCCATAGCTACACGTTTCTTGGTAATAAGCAAGCCATTTTCAAGATGACTTGTCTCTAGGACTTCACCGATGGGATCTGGTAAAGCAACCACTTCACGAATCCCCCTTGCCATTGCTTCTATACGTCCTGCATCCAAATAAAGCCGATCCAGCATGACATCTGAGATTTTCCCCTTGGCTGCTGCCATATCAAGGGCATTGGCCTCTAAAATCTCCTCAGTTGCAGCCAATAAGTGATCAGCCATAGCTAGCAAGGCTTGGTTTTTCACTGTTTCACTAGCAGTGTTGATTGACTTCTTAACAGCCTGTACTTGTTCAAATTGTTCTTGTGTACTTACCATCGTTCACCTCTAAAATTCTGTAAAGAGCAGCTGGATTTCAGGAGTGATGGAAATCCAGTCATCACGGTGAATCAAGACTCCCTTAGCTTTTTGAGAACGGAGCATATCTTCTAGGGCTGAGACACCAAATTGGACACGTCCCTTTCCAAGAGATTGACCTGTTTCTTTATCTGCTACTGTAACAATATCATGATAAGAGAAGTTCCCTTCCACTTCTACCACACCTGATAAAAGGAGACTTTTTCCGTTTTTTGAAAGTGCTTCTGCAGCTCCACCATCTACCCAAATCGTTCCTTGACTTGGAGCATAGAAGGCTAGCCACTGTTTCTGAGTACGAAGGCCCTTTTCTTGCGCAACAAAGAAGGAACCATCCTTGGTCTCGTCCGCCGCCTCAATCAAGGCATCTGATTTCATGGACGAGCAGATATAGACTGGCACACCCGACTCCGTCGCGATCGTAGCTGCTTTGATCTTAGTCAACATCCCACCTGTACCATTAGACGAACCTGCTCCACCAGCCATATCAATAATCTCACGATTGATGGTCTCGATTTTCTCAAGACGTTTGGCTCTTGGATCTGAGTTGGGATTTCCAGTATAGAGACCGTCTACATCCGTCAAGAGAACTAAGAGATCTGCCTGCACCATAGCCGCTACCTGAGCACTCAGAGTATCATTGTCCCCAACCTTGAGCTCATCAATAACGACACTGTCATTCTCGTTGATGATAGGAATGGCACCACGATGAAGCAATACAGACAAAGCCTGGTGGGCGTTCTTATAACGACGTTTATCTACAAAATCATCCTGTGTCAGCAAGATTTGCGCAGAGACGATTTGGCGCATGAGGAGATTTGTCGTGTATTCTTCTA of Streptococcus oralis contains these proteins:
- the tmk gene encoding dTMP kinase, encoding MSKGFLVSLEGPEGAGKTSVLEALLPILEEKGVEVLTTREPGGVLIGEKIRQVILDPSHTQMDPKTELLLYIASRRQHLVEKVLPALEAGKLVIMDRFIDSSVAYQGFGRGLDIEAIDWLNHFATDGLKPDLTLYFDIEVEEGLARIAANSNREVNRLDLEGLDLHKKVRQGYLSLLEKEGNRIAKIDASLPLEEVVETTKAILFERMGLAK
- the proC gene encoding pyrroline-5-carboxylate reductase, with amino-acid sequence MKIGFIGLGNMGASLAKAVLQAKTGQQILLANRSQAKVDAFIANFGGQASSNEEIFAEADVIFLGVKPTQFSELLAQYQTVLEKRESLLLISMAAGLTLEKLARLLPSQHRIIRIMPNTPVAIGQGVISYAMSANCRTEDSELFCQLLANAGLLVELGDGLIDAATGLAGCGPAFVYLFIEALADAGVQTGLPRERALKMAAQTVVGAGQMVLESQQHPGVLKDQVCSPGGSTIAGVASLEEHAFRGTVMDAVHQAYKRTQELGK
- a CDS encoding glutamate-5-semialdehyde dehydrogenase; amino-acid sequence: MVSTQEQFEQVQAVKKSINTASETVKNQALLAMADHLLAATEEILEANALDMAAAKGKISDVMLDRLYLDAGRIEAMARGIREVVALPDPIGEVLETSHLENGLLITKKRVAMGVIGIIYESRPNVTSDAAALALKSGNAVVLRSGKDAYQTAHAIVTALKKGLETTTIHPDVIQLVEDTSRESSYAMMKAKGYLDLLIPRGGAGLINAVVENAIVPVIETGTGIVHVYVDKDADEDKALSIINNAKTSRPSVCNAMEVLLVHEDKAAGFLPRLEHLLVADRKEAGLEPIQFRLDSKASQFLSGQAAEAQDFDTEFLDYILAVKVVSSLEEAVAHIEAHSTHHSDAIVTENAEAAAYFTDQVDSAAVYVNASTRFTDGGQFGLGCEMGISTQKLHARGPMGLKELTSYKYVVTGDGQIRE
- the proB gene encoding glutamate 5-kinase → MKYKRIVFKVGTSSLTNEDGSLSRSKVKAITQQLAMLHEAGHELILVSSGAVAAGFGALGFKKRPTKIADKQASAAVGQGLLLEEYTTNLLMRQIVSAQILLTQDDFVDKRRYKNAHQALSVLLHRGAIPIINENDSVVIDELKVGDNDTLSAQVAAMVQADLLVLLTDVDGLYTGNPNSDPRAKRLEKIETINREIIDMAGGAGSSNGTGGMLTKIKAATIATESGVPVYICSSMKSDALIEAADETKDGSFFVAQEKGLRTQKQWLAFYAPSQGTIWVDGGAAEALSKNGKSLLLSGVVEVEGNFSYHDIVTVADKETGQSLGKGRVQFGVSALEDMLRSQKAKGVLIHRDDWISITPEIQLLFTEF